The Triticum aestivum cultivar Chinese Spring chromosome 3A, IWGSC CS RefSeq v2.1, whole genome shotgun sequence genome includes a region encoding these proteins:
- the LOC123063378 gene encoding probable anion transporter 7, producing the protein MARMKIPKRYVIVLLTFICTNVCYVERVGFSIAYTVAADAINVNQANKGLILSMFYYGYVLSQIPGGWAAQRLGGRRVLLLSFLLWSLICGLIPLDPNRAVILVLSRLFVGVAQGFIFPAIHTVLAQWVPPQERSRSVSLTTSGMYLGAACGMLFFPSLVKHMGPQSVCLVEAVLGVAWSVIWLKFSSEPPRTDLPKVAMPKVASREKIKAQSVGVVAPRTVKIPWRRIIFSLPVWAIVVNNFTFHYALYVIMNWLPTYFELALKLSLQDMGSSKMLPYFNMFIFSNIGGVVADHLITKRILSVTKTRKLLNTIGFVVSAVALMALPSFGTPSGTVICSSVSLGFLALGRAGFAVNHMDVAPKFAGIVMGVSNTAGTLAGIVGVGLTGNILEAAKASNMDLTNSETWKTVFFVPAYLCIFSSVIFLVFSTGEKIFE; encoded by the coding sequence ATGGCGAGAATGAAGATCCCAAAGCGTTATGTCATAGTATTGCTGACATTCATCTGCACAAATGTTTGTTACGTTGAGCGTGTGGGTTTCTCGATTGCGTACACCGTAGCAGCTGATGCAATCAACGTGAATCAAGCAAACAAGGGCCTGATACTCTCCATGTTCTATTATGGTTATGTTTTGTCACAAATTCCTGGTGGATGGGCAGCTCAGAGATTGGGAGGGAGACGTGTTCTGCTGCTGTCATTCCTGTTGTGGTCCTTGATATGCGGTCTAATTCCACTGGACCCCAACAGAGCAGTCATTCTGGTCCTTTCTCGCCTTTTTGTTGGTGTAGCACAAGGTTTCATATTTCCTGCCATTCACACAGTCCTGGCACAATGGGTGCCACCGCAGGAGCGCTCTCGCTCAGTGTCATTAACAACCTCAGGGATGTACCTCGGGGCAGCTTGTGGCATGTTGTTTTTTCCAAGTCTGGTGAAGCACATGGGACCCCAATCTGTATGTTTAGTCGAAGCAGTACTTGGAGTAGCATGGTCTGTAATATGGTTGAAGTTCTCCAGTGAGCCACCTCGCACTGACCTTCCAAAAGTGGCAATGCCAAAAGTAGCATCTCGGGAGAAGATTAAGGCGCAATCAGTAGGGGTTGTTGCACCTCGCACTGTAAAGATACCATGGCGAAGGATTATCTTCAGTCTACCTGTTTGGGCAATTGTCGTGAACAACTTCACCTTCCACTATGCCTTGTATGTTATCATGAACTGGCTGCCTACCTATTTCGAACTAGCCCTTAAGCTTAGCCTCCAGGACATGGGATCGTCAAAGATGCTTCCCTATTTCAACATGTTTATATTCTCCAACATTGGTGGAGTGGTTGCTGATCACTTGATTACAAAACGGATCTTATCAGTTACCAAGACAAGGAAGCTCCTAAACACCATTGGGTTTGTTGTCTCGGCTGTTGCACTCATGGCCCTCCCTTCATTCGGGACGCCCTCAGGGACTGTGATATGTTCATCGGTATCCCTTGGTTTTCTGGCTCTAGGAAGAGCAGGGTTTGCCGTGAACCAcatggatgttgctccaaagtttgCCGGCATAGTGATGGGAGTTTCCAATACAGCTGGGACATTGGCTGGGATAGTTGGCGTTGGCCTCACGGGAAATATTCTGGAGGCTGCAAAGGCTTCTAACATGGATCTAACGAACTCGGAAACCTGGAAAACAGTCTTCTTTGTTCCAGCATACCTCTGTATTTTTAGTTCAGTCATTTTCTTGGTCTTCTCAACTGGTGAGAAGATTTTCGAATAG
- the LOC123063376 gene encoding calcium-transporting ATPase 1, plasma membrane-type: protein MSYLRKKSIDFLKTFDVPAKNPSEDAQRRWREAVGTLVKNRRRRFRMVPDLDKRSQAETQRRNIQEKLRVALYVQKAALQFIDAARRVEHPLSELARQSGFSISAEELASLVRGHDTKSLRLHKGVEGLARKVNVSLADGVRSDDVGVRGEVYGANHYPEKAARTFWMYLWDASQDTTLMLLAFCAVISVVIGIATEGWPGGMYDGLGIMLTISLVVTITAASDYKQSLQFRDLDREKKKIEIQVTRDGFRQKVSIYDIVVGDIVHLSIGDQVPADGLFIDGYSFIVDESSLSGESEPVHVSATNRFLLGGTKVQDGSARMLVTAVGMRTEWGNLMETLSQGGEDETPLQVKLNGVATIIGKIGLAFAVLTFTVLMARFLIGKAASPGGLVTWGMEDALSVLNFFAVAVTIIVVAVPEGLPLAVTLSLAFAMKKLMQERALVRHLSACETMGSASCICTDKTGTLTTNHMVVEKVWAAGGATTVSTAKGFEEFTSSALSEGFAKLLLEGVFQCSGSEVVRSKDGKTSVMGTPTESAILEFGLGVEKNTCIEHAAAAKLKVEPFNSVKKTMAVVVASPSAGGRPRAFLKGASEVVLRRCSNVVVDRHGSIVALTEKNYMKQVAGAIDKFACEALRTLCLAYQDVGGENEVPNDGYTLIAVFGIKDPLRPGVREAVRTCHVAGINVRMVTGDNISTAKAIARECGILTPDGVAIEGPEFRQMSPDQMRAIIPKIQVMARSLPLDKHTLVTNLRGMFNEVVAVTGDGTNDAPALHEADIGLAMGIAGTEVAKENADVIIMDDNFSTIINVAKWGRSVYINIQKFVQFQLTVNVVALMVNFVSASFTGSAPLTIVQLLWVNLIMDTLGALALATEPPSDDMMRRPPVGRGDNFITKVMWRNIAGQSIFQLVVLGVLLARGDSLLHMNGDKELLNTFVFNTFVFCQVFNEVNSREMEKINVFSGMFSSWVFSAVVGATVGFQVILVELLGTFAGTVHLNGRLWLMSVLVGSVGLVIGAVLKCIPVGSGDASSDRHDGYQPIPTGPSAV from the exons ATGTCTTATTTACGGAAAAAATCGATAGATTttctcaagaccttcgatgtgccGGCGAAGAATCCGTCAGAGGACGCGCAGCGCCGATGGCGGGAGGCCGTCGGCACGCTCGTCAAGAACCGGCGACGTCGCTTCCGCATGGTCCCCGACCTCGACAAGCGATCCCAGGCCGAGACGCAGCGCCGCAACATCCAG GAAAAGCTTCGTGTCGCTCTCTACGTGCAGAAGGCCGCTCTGCAGTTCATCGATG CCGCCCGCAGGGTGGAGCACCCGCTGTCGGAGCTGGCGCGGCAGAGCGGCTTCTCTATCAGCGCCGAGGAGCTGGCCTCGTTGGTGCGCGGCCACGACACCAAGAGCCTGCGCCTCCACAAGGGCGTCGAGGGCCTGGCGCGCAAGGTGAACGTCTCCCTCGCCGACGGCGTCCGGTCCGACGACGTGGGCGTCCGCGGCGAGGTCTACGGCGCCAACCACTACCCCGAGAAGGCGGCCCGCACGTTCTGGATGTACCTGTGGGACGCCAGCCAGGACACGACGCTCATGCTGCTCGCGTTCTGCGCCGTCATCTCCGTCGTCATCGGCATCGCCACCGAGGGGTGGCCGGGCGGCATGTACGACGGCCTCGGCATCATGCTCACCATCTCCCTCGTCGTCACGATCACCGCCGCCAGCGACTACAAGCAGTCCCTGCAGTTCCGGGACCTCGACAGGGAGAAGAAGAAGATCGAGATCCAGGTCACGCGCGACGGCTTCCGGCAGAAGGTGTCCATCTACGACATCGTCGTCGGCGACATCGTGCATCTGTCCATCGGCGACCAGGTTCCGGCGGACGGGCTGTTCATTGATGGGTACTCGTTCATCGTCGACGAGTCGAGCCTGTCCGGCGAGAGCGAGCCGGTGCACGTGTCGGCCACGAACCGGTTCCTGCTGGGCGGTACCAAGGTGCAGGACGGGTCAGCGAGGATGCTGGTGACGGCGGTGGGGATGCGGACGGAGTGGGGGAATCTGATGGAGACGCTGAGCCAGGGCGGCGAGGACGAGACGCCTCTGCAGGTGAAGCTCAACGGCGTCGCCACCATCATCGGCAAGATTGGGCTCGCCTTCGCGGTGCTCACCTTCACCGTGCTCATGGCGAGGTTCCTGATCGGCAAGGCTGCTTCCCCAGGCGGCCTGGTGACATGGGGGATGGAGGACGCGCTGTCGGTGCTCAACTTCTTCGCCGTCGCAGTCACCATCATCGTGGTCGCGGTGCCGGAGGGCCTGCCTCTCGCCGTCACGCTCAGCCTGGCGTTCGCCATGAAGAAACTCATGCAGGAGCGCGCTCTCGTGCGGCACCTCTCGGCGTGCGAGACCATGGGGTCGGCCAGCTGCATCTGCACCGACAAGACGGGCACGCTCACCACGAACCACATGGTCGTCGAGAAAGTCTGGGCTGCCGGCGGGGCGACCACGGTGAGCACCGCCAAGGGCTTCGAGGAGTTCACCTCGTCGGCGCTGTCGGAGGGGTTCGCCAAGCTTCTTCTGGAGGGCGTCTTCCAGTGCTCCGGCTCCGAGGTCGTGCGCAGCAAGGACGGCAAGACCAGCGTCATGGGCACGCCCACCGAGTCGGCCATCCTCGAGTTCGGGCTCGGGGTGGAGAAGAACACCTGCATCGAGCACGCGGCCGCCGCGAAGCTCAAGGTGGAGCCGTTCAACTCGGTGAAGAAGACGATGGCCGTGGTGGTCGCGTCCCCGAGCGCCGGCGGCCGGCCACGCGCGTTCCTCAAGGGCGCGTCGGAGGTCGTGCTCCGCCGGTGCAGCAACGTGGTCGTCGACCGCCACGGCAGCATCGTGgccctcacggagaagaactacaTGAAGCAGGTGGCCGGCGCCATCGACAAGTTCGCGTGCGAGGCGCTGCGCACGCTCTGCCTGGCGTACCAGGACGTCGGCGGCGAGAACGAGGTCCCCAACGACGGGTACACGCTCATCGCCGTGTTCGGCATCAAGGACCCGCTCCGGCCGGGCGTGAGGGAGGCCGTGAGGACCTGCCACGTCGCGGGGATCAACGTCCGCATGGTCACCGGCGACAACATCAGCACGGCCAAGGCCATCGCGAGGGAGTGCGGCATCCTCACTCCGGACGGCGTCGCCATCGAGGGGCCCGAATTCCGGCAGATGAGCCCCGACCAGATGAGGGCGATCATACCGAAAATCCAG GTGATGGCGCGGTCGCTGCCGCTGGACAAGCACACGCTGGTGACCAACCTGAGGGGCATGTTCAACGAGGTGGTGGCCGTCACCGGCGACGGCACCAACGACGCGCCGGCGCTGCACGAGGCTGACATTGGCCTCGCCATGGGCATCGCCGGAACAGAG GTTGCCAAGGAGAACGCCGACGTGATCATCATGGACGACAACTTCTCGACCATCATCAACGTCGCCAAATGGGGACGCTCCGTGTACATCAACATCCAGAAGTTCGTGCAGTTCCAGCTCACCGTCAACGTGGTGGCACTCATGGTCAACTTCGTGTCCGCATCTTTCACAG GGAGCGCGCCGCTGACGATCGTGCAGCTGCTGTGGGTGAACCTGATCATGGACACACTCGGCGCTCTGGCGCTGGCGACGGAGCCGCCGAGCGACGACATGATGCGGAGGCCGCCGGTGGGCCGGGGCGACAACTTCATCACCAAGGTCATGTGGAGGAACATCGCCGGCCAGAGCATCTTCCAGCTCGTCGTGCTCGGCGTGCTCCTCGCCAGAGGGGACAGCCTCCTGCACATGAACGGCGACAAGGAACTGCTCAACACCTTCGTCTTCAACACCTTTGTCTTCTGCCAG GTCTTCAACGAGGTGAACAGCCGGGAGATGGAGAAGATCAACGTCTTCAGCGGCATGTTCAGCAGCTGGGTCTTCTCGGCGGTGGTCGGCGCCACCGTCGGGTTCCAGGTGATCCTCGTGGAGCTGCTGGGGACGTTCGCCGGCACGGTGCACCTCAACGGGAGGCTGTGGCTCATGAGCGTGCTCGTCGGGTCGGTCGGCCTGGTCATCGGCGCCGTCCTCAAGTGCATCCCCGTCGGCTCCGGCGACGCCTCGTCGGATCGCCACGACGGATACCAGCCCATCCCCACCGGCCCCAGCGCCGTGTGA